Proteins encoded in a region of the Bradyrhizobium sp. CB3481 genome:
- a CDS encoding 3-deoxy-D-manno-octulosonic acid transferase has protein sequence MRRSVVRRPLLANTLPMTLRVYRKLSSAMVPLSPAVISRRLKLGKEDPARIGERRGLSTDARPAGPLVWIHGASVGEVLAAAALIERLRALNLRILLTSGTVTSAAIVAKRFPPDVIHQYVPYDSPRYVARFLDHWRPSLALFIESDLWPNLILSSAARRLPMVLINGRMSQRSFPRWQRVQGTISALLDKFDVCLAQSQTDADRFRTLGCANVVVTGNLKLDVPAPPADGNKLDMLMSMTRGRPVVVAASTHPGEEEILTETHRTLSGFFPGLLTVIVPRHPDRGEAIARMIAASGLNPSLRSREELPTATTDIYVADTMGELGLFYRLAPIVFMGGSLVEHGGQNPIEAIKLGASVVHGPHVFNFTDVYDALDQAGGARRADTPDALVKQFGQMLADPRAREAVLAASERVVGQLGGALERTLSALEPYLLQLRIEMGAANA, from the coding sequence ATGCGGCGGTCGGTCGTCCGGAGGCCGCTCTTGGCTAACACGCTGCCGATGACGCTGCGCGTCTACCGGAAACTGTCGTCCGCGATGGTGCCGTTGTCGCCTGCGGTGATCAGTCGGCGGCTGAAACTCGGCAAGGAAGATCCCGCAAGGATCGGCGAACGCCGCGGCCTGAGCACCGATGCGCGCCCCGCGGGGCCCCTGGTGTGGATCCACGGCGCCAGTGTCGGCGAGGTGCTGGCGGCGGCGGCGCTGATCGAGCGGCTGCGCGCGCTCAATCTGCGCATCCTGTTGACCTCGGGTACGGTGACGTCGGCGGCGATCGTCGCCAAGCGCTTTCCACCTGATGTCATCCATCAATACGTGCCCTACGACTCGCCGCGTTACGTCGCGCGCTTCCTCGATCACTGGCGGCCTTCGCTCGCATTGTTCATCGAATCCGACCTGTGGCCGAACCTGATCCTGTCGAGCGCGGCGCGGCGGCTGCCGATGGTGCTGATCAACGGGCGGATGTCGCAGCGCTCGTTTCCGCGTTGGCAGCGGGTGCAGGGCACCATCTCGGCGCTGCTCGACAAGTTCGACGTTTGCCTGGCGCAGTCGCAGACCGATGCGGACCGCTTCAGGACGCTCGGCTGTGCCAACGTAGTTGTCACGGGAAACCTCAAGCTCGATGTTCCCGCCCCGCCGGCCGACGGCAACAAGCTCGATATGCTGATGTCGATGACGCGCGGCCGTCCGGTCGTGGTCGCGGCCTCGACGCATCCCGGCGAGGAAGAGATCCTGACCGAGACCCACCGGACGCTCTCCGGATTCTTTCCGGGGCTGCTGACCGTGATCGTGCCGCGGCATCCCGACCGCGGCGAGGCCATCGCCCGCATGATCGCCGCCTCCGGCCTTAATCCCAGCCTGCGCTCGCGCGAGGAACTGCCGACCGCCACGACCGACATCTATGTCGCCGACACCATGGGCGAACTCGGGCTGTTCTACCGGCTCGCGCCGATCGTGTTCATGGGCGGCTCGCTGGTCGAGCATGGCGGGCAGAACCCGATCGAGGCGATCAAGCTCGGCGCCTCTGTCGTGCACGGGCCGCACGTTTTCAACTTCACCGACGTCTATGACGCGCTCGACCAGGCCGGCGGCGCGCGGCGGGCCGATACGCCGGACGCGCTGGTGAAGCAGTTTGGGCAGATGCTCGCCGATCCCAGGGCGCGCGAGGCCGTACTCGCCGCCTCCGAACGCGTGGTCGGGCAGCTCGGCGGCGCGCTGGAGCGGACGCTCTCCGCGCTGGAGCCGTATCTGTTGCAATTGCGGATCGAGATGGGAGCCGCCAATGCGTGA
- the lpxK gene encoding tetraacyldisaccharide 4'-kinase — protein sequence MREPGFWHGPASLNSHLLKPLGALYGVIAARRLQHRGLNAGIPVLCVGNYHVGGAGKTPTVLALAKLLRELGETPVVLSRGYGGELRGPVRVDPGRHRASDVGDEPLMLAVHLPVVVSRKRADGVPLARSRGATVILMDDGFQNPSIVKDASLIVIDSERGIGNGQIFPAGPLRAPLRPQLARTDALIIVGDGTAAAAVAAEIAAQGKPVLRAHLVPDQAVVAQLRGRRVLAFAGIGDPTRFFNTLRASKIDVAREQAFADHHPYSQVEIESLIAEAKRDGLTLVTTEKDLARLRDVAEPIVPFAVTLEFDEPVQLRKFVADRLFKARERKEP from the coding sequence ATGCGTGAGCCGGGCTTCTGGCACGGCCCCGCTTCGCTCAACTCGCATCTATTGAAGCCGCTCGGTGCGCTCTACGGCGTCATCGCCGCGAGACGCCTGCAGCACCGGGGATTGAACGCCGGCATTCCCGTGCTCTGCGTCGGCAATTATCATGTCGGCGGCGCCGGCAAGACCCCGACCGTGCTGGCGCTGGCAAAACTGCTGCGCGAGCTCGGCGAGACGCCGGTCGTGCTGAGCCGTGGCTATGGCGGCGAATTGCGCGGGCCGGTCAGGGTCGATCCGGGCAGGCATAGGGCTTCCGATGTCGGCGATGAACCCTTGATGCTGGCGGTCCATTTGCCGGTGGTCGTCTCGCGCAAGCGCGCGGACGGCGTGCCGCTGGCGCGGTCGCGAGGCGCGACGGTGATCCTGATGGACGATGGCTTCCAGAACCCGTCGATTGTCAAGGACGCCTCCCTGATCGTGATCGACAGCGAGCGCGGCATTGGCAATGGGCAAATATTCCCGGCAGGCCCGCTGCGCGCGCCGCTGCGGCCGCAACTCGCGCGTACCGATGCACTGATCATCGTCGGCGATGGCACCGCCGCCGCCGCGGTGGCGGCCGAGATTGCAGCTCAAGGCAAGCCGGTGCTCCGCGCGCATCTGGTGCCGGATCAGGCCGTGGTGGCGCAGCTTCGCGGCCGGCGTGTGCTCGCCTTCGCCGGCATCGGCGATCCCACACGATTCTTCAATACGCTACGCGCCAGCAAAATCGACGTCGCCAGGGAGCAGGCTTTCGCCGATCATCATCCGTATTCGCAAGTCGAAATCGAAAGCCTGATCGCCGAGGCCAAACGCGACGGACTGACGCTGGTGACGACCGAAAAGGATCTGGCGCGGCTGCGCGATGTGGCGGAGCCAATCGTGCCGTTTGCGGTGACGCTAGAGTTTGACGAGCCAGTGCAGTTACGGAAGTTCGTTGCCGACCGATTGTTCAAGGCGCGCGAGAGGAAGGAGCCCTAG
- a CDS encoding DUF2093 domain-containing protein translates to MLNKFGPSGHGEAQVQYLDGDFRVISPGTYVRCAITDVRIPLDELKYWSVDLQEAYSVPSAVLQRHFPGALKG, encoded by the coding sequence GTGCTCAACAAGTTCGGTCCCTCGGGCCATGGCGAAGCGCAGGTGCAGTATCTCGATGGCGATTTTCGCGTGATCTCGCCCGGAACCTATGTGCGTTGCGCGATCACCGACGTGCGGATTCCGCTCGACGAATTGAAATACTGGAGCGTCGACCTGCAGGAGGCCTATTCGGTCCCGAGCGCGGTGCTGCAGCGGCATTTTCCCGGTGCGCTGAAGGGCTAG
- a CDS encoding dienelactone hydrolase family protein — translation MRFSSVALSLTLLAVPCTAGAAPLPAPQQVDIPAVSLTLHAQLYKPDGLGPFPTVIALHGCGGLGAQSEPVLPRYRDWAEQLLKTGHAVLLPDSYGSRELGPQCRVNMKERRVLARRERVADVNASRQWLLQQPWVARDRISLIGWANGASAVLWAVRPQSLVRSTEPDFRSAIAFYPDCRISSGLGWSTRVPTLLLIGAKDDVSSPSACRQVVDGARGRSALARIIVYPGAAHDFDRANLPLRAIAGADASLPERGHIGTDAEARKDAQERVTEWLAR, via the coding sequence ATGCGTTTCTCGTCGGTAGCGCTATCCCTGACGCTCCTCGCGGTGCCCTGCACGGCAGGTGCCGCGCCTTTGCCGGCGCCCCAGCAGGTCGATATTCCCGCGGTCAGCCTGACCTTGCACGCGCAGCTCTACAAACCTGACGGCCTGGGACCGTTTCCCACCGTGATCGCGCTCCACGGCTGCGGGGGTCTGGGAGCGCAGTCGGAGCCGGTGCTGCCGCGCTATCGTGACTGGGCGGAGCAGTTGCTAAAGACCGGCCATGCCGTGCTGCTGCCGGACAGCTATGGCTCGCGTGAGCTCGGCCCGCAATGCCGCGTGAACATGAAGGAGCGCCGCGTGCTGGCCCGCCGCGAGCGGGTGGCCGACGTCAATGCGTCGCGGCAATGGCTGCTGCAGCAGCCCTGGGTCGCGCGGGACCGCATCAGCCTGATCGGATGGGCCAATGGCGCCAGCGCGGTGTTGTGGGCGGTGCGCCCGCAGTCGCTGGTGCGCAGCACTGAGCCGGACTTCCGCTCGGCGATCGCATTCTATCCGGATTGCCGGATCTCATCCGGCCTAGGCTGGAGCACGCGCGTGCCGACGCTGCTGCTGATCGGCGCCAAGGACGACGTCAGTTCGCCGTCGGCCTGCCGCCAGGTGGTGGACGGAGCAAGAGGCCGCAGCGCGCTGGCGCGGATCATCGTCTATCCCGGCGCAGCCCATGATTTCGACCGTGCCAACCTTCCGCTGCGGGCGATCGCAGGCGCAGACGCCTCACTGCCCGAACGCGGTCACATCGGCACCGATGCAGAGGCGCGCAAGGACGCGCAGGAGCGCGTCACCGAGTGGCTGGCGCGCTGA
- the xseA gene encoding exodeoxyribonuclease VII large subunit encodes MPAEPLANAPEFTVSELSSALKRTVEDRFGHVRVRGEISGFRGPHSSGHCYFALKDESAKIEAVVWKFVHARMRFKPQEGLEVIATGKLTTYPNSSKYQIVIDQLEPAGIGALMALMEERKKKLAAEGLFDEARKQLLPWLPEVIGVVTSPTGAVIRDILHRLRDRFPRRVLVWPVKVQGEGSAEQVAAAIRGFNALPEGGRIPRPDLLIVARGGGSLEDLWSFNEEIVVRAAADSVIPLISAVGHETDITLIDFAADKRAPTPTAAAEMAVPVRSELFAEVESLARRTMLCWQRGQESRRNELRAAARALPSLSELLAIPRQRLDHLGAALPRGLKANTHAHHRRFSQVSAGLTLRVLHGQVAQANHRLTVAGERIRLSARALLRHRRERFMGLEVRLKASKLSNAQAQRNTIARERERTQRLAERARRALLTTLQRFDARVTHCGQLLSALSYRGVLARGFALVRDEHGRAVHAAAAVGPSERLSIEFADGNVGATADADRPAATASPAKSATREAKPAAPKRVSKPVDQGSLF; translated from the coding sequence ATGCCCGCTGAACCGCTTGCCAACGCGCCCGAATTCACCGTCTCGGAGCTCTCCTCCGCCTTGAAGCGGACGGTGGAGGACCGCTTTGGTCATGTCCGCGTCCGCGGCGAGATCTCCGGCTTCCGGGGTCCGCACTCCTCGGGGCACTGCTATTTCGCGCTCAAGGACGAGAGCGCCAAGATCGAGGCGGTGGTCTGGAAATTCGTCCACGCCCGGATGCGCTTCAAGCCGCAGGAAGGGCTCGAGGTCATCGCTACCGGCAAGCTCACGACCTATCCGAACTCTTCAAAATACCAGATCGTCATCGACCAGCTCGAGCCGGCCGGCATCGGCGCGCTGATGGCGCTGATGGAGGAGCGTAAGAAGAAGCTCGCTGCCGAGGGCCTGTTCGACGAGGCGCGCAAGCAGCTGCTGCCCTGGCTGCCGGAAGTGATCGGCGTGGTTACCTCGCCGACCGGCGCGGTGATTCGCGACATCCTGCACCGCCTGCGGGACCGGTTTCCCCGCCGCGTGCTGGTGTGGCCGGTGAAGGTGCAGGGCGAAGGCTCGGCCGAGCAGGTCGCCGCCGCCATCCGCGGCTTCAATGCGCTGCCGGAAGGCGGGCGCATCCCGCGGCCCGATCTGTTGATCGTCGCGCGCGGCGGCGGCTCGCTGGAAGATCTATGGTCGTTCAACGAGGAAATCGTGGTTCGCGCTGCCGCGGACAGCGTGATCCCGCTGATCTCCGCCGTCGGCCATGAGACCGACATCACGTTGATCGATTTCGCCGCCGACAAGCGCGCGCCGACGCCGACGGCCGCCGCCGAAATGGCCGTTCCGGTGCGCAGCGAATTGTTCGCCGAGGTCGAGAGCCTCGCACGACGCACGATGCTGTGCTGGCAGCGCGGCCAGGAGAGCCGTCGCAATGAATTGCGCGCCGCCGCCCGTGCGCTGCCGAGCCTGAGCGAACTGCTCGCGATCCCCCGGCAGCGGCTCGACCACCTCGGCGCCGCCCTGCCCCGCGGTCTGAAGGCCAATACCCACGCCCATCACCGCCGGTTCTCGCAAGTAAGCGCCGGGCTGACGCTGAGGGTGCTGCATGGGCAGGTCGCGCAGGCCAACCACCGCCTCACCGTAGCTGGCGAACGCATCCGCCTCTCCGCCCGCGCCCTGCTGCGCCACCGGCGCGAACGCTTCATGGGGCTCGAGGTCAGGCTCAAGGCCTCGAAGCTCTCCAACGCCCAGGCGCAGCGCAACACCATTGCGCGCGAGCGCGAACGAACCCAGCGGCTGGCTGAGCGTGCCCGCCGCGCGCTTCTGACCACCCTGCAGCGGTTCGACGCACGCGTCACCCATTGCGGCCAGTTGTTGTCGGCGCTGTCCTATCGCGGCGTGCTAGCCCGCGGCTTTGCGCTGGTCCGCGACGAGCACGGCCGCGCCGTCCATGCCGCCGCCGCGGTCGGACCGAGCGAACGTCTGTCGATCGAATTCGCCGACGGCAATGTCGGCGCTACCGCCGATGCGGACCGCCCGGCCGCAACGGCAAGTCCCGCCAAATCAGCGACGCGCGAGGCCAAGCCGGCGGCGCCGAAGCGCGTATCGAAGCCGGTCGATCAGGGCAGCCTTTTTTGA
- a CDS encoding alpha/beta hydrolase: MLERLVRGGLRALKWALCLIGGLALVVLAMLAWPLQRPPELQSISQTVRAVDRSTMPALQRFSARDGTELAYRHYPARGPASGRIAILVHGSSGSSVAVHALADALAARGVATWAPDIRGHGGSGTRGDIGYFGQLDDDLADLVAHVRKTAPSEPLTLLGHSSGGAFALRAAGSPMQSLFARTVLIAPYLGYDAPVNRPNAGGWVNVDIPRLIALAALRRLGVDCCEALPVLAFAVPPNSERFVATTYSFRLMRNFTTRGYRTDLATATRPVTIFAGADDELMLAGKYAEAVHAVAPSVDVKLIDGINHMAIVSAPKAIAAIADDVATRGAAGS; this comes from the coding sequence ATGTTGGAACGGCTGGTGCGGGGCGGCCTGAGGGCCCTGAAATGGGCGCTGTGCCTGATCGGCGGGCTGGCGCTGGTCGTGCTCGCGATGCTGGCCTGGCCGCTCCAGCGACCGCCGGAACTGCAGTCAATCTCGCAGACCGTGCGCGCCGTCGACCGCAGCACTATGCCGGCCCTGCAACGCTTCTCCGCCCGCGATGGTACCGAACTCGCCTATCGCCACTATCCGGCGCGCGGGCCGGCCAGCGGGCGTATCGCCATCCTCGTGCACGGCTCGTCCGGGTCGAGCGTCGCGGTCCACGCGCTGGCGGATGCGCTCGCCGCGCGCGGCGTTGCGACCTGGGCACCTGACATTCGCGGCCATGGCGGCTCCGGCACGCGCGGCGATATCGGCTATTTCGGTCAGCTCGACGACGATCTCGCTGACCTTGTGGCGCACGTCCGCAAGACCGCGCCATCAGAGCCGCTGACGCTGCTCGGCCATTCCTCCGGCGGCGCCTTCGCGCTGCGCGCGGCGGGTTCGCCGATGCAGAGTCTGTTCGCGCGCACCGTGCTGATCGCGCCCTATCTCGGCTATGACGCGCCGGTCAATCGTCCGAATGCCGGCGGCTGGGTCAATGTCGACATTCCGCGTCTTATCGCGCTCGCGGCGCTGCGGCGGCTTGGGGTTGATTGCTGCGAGGCCCTGCCGGTACTGGCCTTCGCCGTGCCGCCGAATTCCGAGCGATTCGTGGCGACGACCTATTCGTTCCGCCTGATGCGCAATTTCACGACGCGCGGCTACCGCACCGATCTCGCGACTGCGACGCGGCCGGTCACCATCTTCGCTGGCGCGGACGACGAATTGATGCTCGCGGGCAAATATGCCGAAGCCGTCCACGCGGTGGCGCCCTCGGTCGACGTCAAGTTGATCGACGGCATCAACCACATGGCCATCGTCTCGGCGCCGAAGGCAATCGCAGCGATTGCCGATGATGTCGCCACGCGCGGCGCAGCGGGGAGCTGA
- a CDS encoding DUF2306 domain-containing protein: MIGHLTLPGAIHAALALLCIAAGLVQFLRPKRGAGHRARGYFYVYAMLVADGAAMLVYRFSGHFSPFHVAAIVNFVLIVLAIVPLLRTPRPANWRMTHYNFIAWSYVSPISALAINIAVRVLPATTREQIGLTALILSVVTMTIAYILIGKYRPLPEAPPLSAELAGQSGAPSS, translated from the coding sequence ATGATCGGGCATTTGACGCTTCCAGGCGCAATCCACGCCGCACTGGCGCTGCTGTGCATTGCGGCGGGGTTGGTCCAGTTCCTGCGTCCCAAGCGCGGCGCGGGCCACCGGGCGCGCGGCTACTTCTATGTCTACGCCATGCTGGTCGCCGACGGCGCGGCGATGCTGGTCTACCGGTTCAGCGGCCACTTCAGCCCGTTCCACGTCGCCGCGATCGTGAACTTCGTCTTGATCGTGCTGGCGATCGTTCCGCTGTTGCGCACACCGCGCCCGGCGAATTGGCGGATGACCCATTATAATTTCATCGCATGGTCCTATGTTTCGCCGATATCTGCACTGGCGATCAACATCGCGGTGCGGGTGCTGCCGGCGACCACGCGGGAGCAGATCGGATTGACAGCGCTGATCTTGTCGGTTGTGACGATGACGATCGCGTACATTCTGATCGGGAAGTATCGCCCGCTGCCGGAAGCGCCACCGCTTTCCGCTGAACTGGCCGGGCAGAGCGGGGCGCCATCATCATGA
- a CDS encoding transcriptional regulator — protein MAELDDIIHQPLRLKIMAALNALPGTIGLEFARLKKLTGATDGNLGAHIETLSKAGYVAVEKAFVGKKPQTTVTATAAGRAAFARHVATLQEIIAASGAK, from the coding sequence ATGGCAGAACTCGACGACATCATTCATCAGCCGCTGCGGCTGAAGATCATGGCGGCGCTCAACGCCCTGCCGGGTACGATCGGGCTGGAATTCGCCCGGCTGAAGAAGCTGACCGGGGCCACCGACGGCAATCTCGGCGCCCATATCGAGACCCTGTCGAAGGCGGGCTATGTTGCCGTGGAAAAGGCCTTTGTCGGCAAGAAGCCGCAGACCACGGTAACCGCGACCGCCGCCGGGCGGGCTGCTTTCGCCCGCCATGTTGCGACGCTGCAGGAGATCATCGCCGCTTCCGGCGCCAAATAG
- the purD gene encoding phosphoribosylamine--glycine ligase, protein MNILLLGSGGREHALAWKIAASPLLTKLWCAPGNAGIAREAECVALDAADHPAVIEFCKNNAVDLVVVGPETPLVAGIVDDLAAAGIKAFGPRKAAAQLEGSKGFTKDLCSEFNIPTGAYRRFDNAAGALAYVRTQGAPIVVKADGLAAGKGVVVANTLAEAEAAIAMIFDGKFGAAGTEVVIEECLVGREISFFALCDGETAIQLATAQDHKRVFDHDEGPNTGGMGAYSPTPFVTPDIHDQIMSRIILPTVAGMKQRGTPFKGVLYAGVMLTEQGPKLFEYNVRFGDPECQVHMLRMMSDIVPAFLAACDGELKHFDLRWFPDPALTVVMAAKGYPGDYNKGTQIEGLDEAGKIEGVEIFHAGTAAKDGGIVANGGRVLNVCAMGKTVTEARERAYQAVDRIKWADGFCRRDIAWQAVEAEKG, encoded by the coding sequence ATGAACATTCTCTTGCTCGGTTCCGGCGGCCGCGAACACGCTCTCGCATGGAAGATCGCCGCTTCCCCGCTGCTCACCAAATTGTGGTGCGCCCCCGGCAATGCCGGCATCGCGCGCGAGGCCGAATGCGTCGCGCTCGATGCCGCCGATCATCCTGCGGTGATTGAGTTCTGCAAGAACAACGCCGTCGATCTCGTCGTGGTCGGCCCCGAGACGCCGCTGGTGGCGGGCATTGTCGATGATCTCGCCGCGGCCGGCATCAAGGCATTCGGGCCTCGCAAGGCGGCGGCGCAGCTCGAGGGTTCGAAGGGATTTACCAAGGATCTCTGCAGCGAGTTCAATATTCCGACGGGAGCCTACCGGCGCTTCGATAATGCCGCCGGCGCGCTGGCTTACGTGCGCACGCAGGGCGCGCCGATTGTTGTCAAGGCGGACGGCCTGGCCGCGGGCAAGGGCGTCGTCGTGGCGAATACGCTGGCCGAAGCCGAAGCGGCAATCGCCATGATATTCGACGGCAAGTTCGGCGCGGCGGGCACCGAGGTCGTGATCGAGGAATGTCTCGTCGGCCGCGAGATCAGCTTTTTCGCGTTGTGCGACGGCGAGACGGCGATCCAGCTCGCCACGGCGCAGGACCACAAGCGCGTGTTCGATCATGACGAGGGCCCGAACACCGGCGGTATGGGCGCCTATTCGCCGACGCCGTTCGTGACGCCTGATATTCACGATCAGATCATGTCGCGGATCATCCTGCCGACGGTCGCGGGGATGAAGCAGCGCGGCACGCCGTTCAAGGGCGTGCTCTATGCCGGCGTGATGCTGACGGAGCAGGGGCCAAAACTGTTCGAATACAACGTCCGCTTCGGCGATCCGGAGTGCCAGGTGCACATGCTGCGGATGATGTCGGACATCGTGCCGGCGTTTCTGGCGGCCTGCGACGGGGAGTTGAAGCACTTTGATCTGCGCTGGTTTCCCGACCCGGCGCTGACCGTGGTGATGGCGGCGAAGGGCTATCCCGGCGACTACAACAAGGGCACGCAGATCGAGGGCCTGGATGAAGCTGGAAAGATTGAGGGCGTTGAAATCTTCCATGCCGGCACGGCGGCGAAGGACGGCGGCATCGTCGCCAATGGCGGCCGCGTACTGAACGTCTGCGCGATGGGCAAGACTGTGACGGAAGCGAGAGAGCGGGCCTATCAGGCTGTCGATCGCATTAAGTGGGCCGATGGTTTTTGCCGCCGTGACATCGCCTGGCAGGCGGTGGAGGCGGAGAAGGGTTGA
- a CDS encoding acyl-CoA dehydrogenase family protein: MPIDFEIPAEAKAIREKVRKWVHEECIPAEKELDSKPLADVLGPLRAKARARGLWCPWVPKEYGGMGLGPLANALVQMELGESMLGALSMNTQGPDDASMMTILAHGTEYQKEKFLKPLLNGDKRICFSMTEKAAGADATGMQTTAVKDGNENYVLNGEKWFSSSASVADMALVMAKTDPNAPRHKQYSTFIVELPNPGYRIKRNVANMAIEGPHDDVLHGGHSEIEIKDLVVPADNLVGGEGNGFAMGQHRLAYGRLRHGMHNVAKAQRALDMAAAHVTKRSTFGQLLADRQAVQFMLADCASELYIGRLMLLHIAYKAEKGLDIRQENSIAKIFHAHMVHKVIDTAIQLHGALGFSQDTPLAKWYTQVRSQRLVDGPDEVHKWKIGKNVIKAFREHGTTASAAGGDLL, encoded by the coding sequence ATGCCGATCGATTTCGAAATCCCCGCCGAAGCCAAGGCGATCCGCGAAAAAGTCCGCAAATGGGTGCATGAGGAATGCATTCCCGCGGAGAAGGAACTCGATAGCAAGCCGCTCGCGGATGTGCTGGGACCGCTGCGGGCCAAGGCGCGGGCACGGGGCCTGTGGTGCCCGTGGGTGCCGAAGGAGTATGGCGGCATGGGCCTTGGCCCGCTCGCCAACGCGCTGGTGCAGATGGAACTCGGCGAGAGCATGCTGGGTGCGCTCTCGATGAATACACAGGGGCCGGACGATGCCTCGATGATGACGATCCTCGCCCACGGCACGGAATATCAGAAGGAGAAGTTCCTAAAGCCCCTGCTCAACGGCGACAAGCGTATCTGCTTCTCGATGACGGAGAAGGCGGCGGGCGCCGACGCCACGGGCATGCAGACCACGGCCGTGAAAGACGGCAATGAGAACTACGTCCTGAACGGCGAGAAGTGGTTCTCCTCCTCCGCCAGCGTCGCCGACATGGCGCTGGTGATGGCCAAGACCGATCCCAACGCGCCGCGCCACAAGCAGTATTCCACCTTCATCGTCGAGCTGCCGAACCCCGGCTACAGGATCAAGCGCAACGTCGCCAACATGGCGATCGAGGGGCCGCATGACGATGTCCTGCACGGCGGCCACTCCGAGATCGAGATCAAGGATCTCGTCGTGCCGGCCGACAATCTGGTCGGCGGCGAAGGCAACGGCTTTGCGATGGGCCAGCACCGCCTCGCCTATGGCCGCCTGCGCCACGGCATGCACAACGTCGCCAAGGCGCAGCGCGCGCTCGACATGGCCGCGGCCCATGTCACCAAGCGTTCGACCTTCGGCCAACTGCTCGCCGACCGCCAGGCGGTGCAGTTCATGCTCGCCGATTGCGCCAGCGAACTCTATATCGGCCGGCTGATGCTGCTGCACATCGCCTACAAGGCGGAAAAGGGCCTCGACATCCGCCAGGAGAACTCGATCGCCAAGATCTTCCACGCCCATATGGTGCACAAGGTGATCGACACTGCGATCCAGCTCCACGGCGCGCTCGGCTTCAGCCAGGATACGCCGCTGGCGAAGTGGTACACCCAGGTGCGCTCGCAGCGGCTGGTCGACGGTCCGGATGAAGTGCACAAGTGGAAGATCGGCAAGAACGTCATCAAGGCGTTCCGCGAACACGGCACGACCGCGAGCGCGGCGGGCGGGGATTTGCTGTAG
- a CDS encoding alpha/beta hydrolase: MPDLADLFPGYASEWINTSSGRIFARVGGKGPPLLLLHGFSSTHVMWHPVAPQLADQFTLIIADLPGYGWSDMPRSDDNHTPYTKRAMAKAMVEAMERLGHVHFALAGHDRGGRVSYRLALDHPGRLSKLAVLDIAPTYDYWEKLNRLSALKIYHWAFLAQPHPLPETLIANNGEFFLRYKMASQTKSKTLDAIDPRALEHYLAPFRDPARIHAMCEDYRAGAYADYEIDKADFEAGKKITMPMLALWGDVGVASAATTPLDTWKKWATNVRGAPVDSGHFLPEENPEATAKLLREFFLAT; encoded by the coding sequence ATGCCCGACCTTGCCGATCTGTTTCCGGGATATGCGTCCGAATGGATCAATACCTCGTCAGGGCGCATCTTCGCGCGCGTCGGCGGCAAGGGACCGCCGCTATTGCTGCTGCACGGCTTCTCCTCGACGCATGTGATGTGGCACCCGGTCGCGCCACAGCTCGCGGACCAGTTCACGCTGATCATTGCCGACCTGCCGGGCTATGGCTGGTCGGACATGCCGCGCAGCGACGACAATCACACGCCCTACACCAAGCGCGCGATGGCGAAAGCGATGGTGGAGGCGATGGAGCGGCTCGGCCATGTGCATTTCGCGCTTGCCGGGCATGATCGCGGCGGCCGCGTGTCCTATCGGCTGGCGCTCGATCATCCCGGCCGGCTGTCAAAACTCGCCGTGCTCGATATCGCGCCGACCTATGATTATTGGGAGAAGCTGAACCGGCTTTCCGCGCTGAAGATCTATCACTGGGCATTCCTGGCGCAGCCGCATCCGCTGCCGGAAACACTGATCGCGAACAATGGTGAATTTTTCCTGCGCTACAAGATGGCGAGCCAGACCAAGTCGAAGACGCTTGACGCCATCGATCCGCGCGCGCTGGAGCACTATCTCGCGCCGTTCCGCGATCCCGCCCGCATCCACGCGATGTGCGAGGACTACCGCGCCGGCGCCTATGCCGATTACGAGATCGATAAGGCCGATTTCGAAGCCGGCAAGAAGATCACGATGCCGATGCTGGCGCTGTGGGGTGATGTAGGCGTCGCCTCCGCCGCAACAACGCCGCTCGATACGTGGAAGAAATGGGCGACGAATGTGCGCGGTGCGCCGGTGGATTCGGGGCACTTTCTCCCGGAGGAGAATCCGGAGGCGACGGCGAAGCTGCTGCGGGAGTTTTTTCTGGCGACGTGA
- a CDS encoding DUF2934 domain-containing protein, whose amino-acid sequence MDDGQLMRITRRAYELWQQAGEPKGRDEEFYRQASRELNEGANKANEGNSSGEEVR is encoded by the coding sequence ATGGATGATGGCCAACTAATGAGGATTACACGGCGAGCTTACGAGCTGTGGCAGCAAGCAGGCGAGCCGAAAGGTAGAGACGAAGAGTTTTATCGTCAGGCCTCGCGAGAACTCAACGAAGGTGCCAACAAAGCCAATGAGGGCAACAGCTCAGGTGAAGAAGTTCGCTAA